The Ferrimonas balearica DSM 9799 genome includes the window CACCAGCAACGGCAGGCTGCGGCGGATAGGCAGGCCCATGTAGTCCATCAGTGACTGCGGTGCCGCACCGGTGCCGCCGTCGGCGGAATCCAGCGTGATAAAGTCCGGTGCGCTGCCGTTACCCCGCTGATGGATGAGCTGGCCCAGCTCGTCCAGCCAGGCGGTGCCACCGAGCACCGCTTTAAACCCCACTGGCTTGCCGGTGACGTCGCGGATGTGCTCAATCATATCCAGCAGGTCGTCCACCGACCGGATCTCCGGGTGGCCATTGGGGCTGATGGAGTCCTTTCCCTCGGGAATGCCCCGGATGGCGGCGATCTCGGCGGTGACTTTCTCCCCGGGCAGGATCCCCCCTTTGCCCGGTTTGGCGCCCTGGCTGAGCTTCAGCTCAAACATCTTCACCTCCTGATGGGCAGCAACCGCCCGCAGACGCTCGTCGCTGAGCCGTCCCTCGGCGTCACGGACACCGTATTTGGCGGTGCCGATCTGGAACACGATGTCGCCGCCGCCTTCGAGGTGGTAAGGGGAGAGTCCACCCTCACCGGTATTCATCCAGATCCCGGCCTTGGCCGCCCCCAGCGACAGGGCCCGCACAGCGGGCACAGAAAGGGAGCCAAAACTCATGCCGGAGATGTTGAAGAAACTGGAGGTGGTGTAGGGCTGACGGCAAACCCGTTGGCCAAAATGGATCGGTTCTGGTGGTACGGCGTCCTCTTTAAGGGTAGGCAGCAGGCAGTTGAGAAAGATGATGTCGCCAGGTTGGTTAAGGGGACGGGTGGAACCAAAGGCGACGGTGGAGTCGAGGTTTTTGGCTGCCCGATACACCCAACTGCGCTGGGCCCGGTTAAAGGGCATCTCCTCACGGTCCAGTGCGAAGAAGTACTGGCGGAAAAACTCCCCCATATGTTCAAACCAATAGCGAAACCGGCCCAATACCGGGTAA containing:
- a CDS encoding FMN-binding glutamate synthase family protein, whose product is MTSWAFRALEFSAALFIFLLGSLVLIVLVLYLRDITQTQQAIRRNYPVLGRFRYWFEHMGEFFRQYFFALDREEMPFNRAQRSWVYRAAKNLDSTVAFGSTRPLNQPGDIIFLNCLLPTLKEDAVPPEPIHFGQRVCRQPYTTSSFFNISGMSFGSLSVPAVRALSLGAAKAGIWMNTGEGGLSPYHLEGGGDIVFQIGTAKYGVRDAEGRLSDERLRAVAAHQEVKMFELKLSQGAKPGKGGILPGEKVTAEIAAIRGIPEGKDSISPNGHPEIRSVDDLLDMIEHIRDVTGKPVGFKAVLGGTAWLDELGQLIHQRGNGSAPDFITLDSADGGTGAAPQSLMDYMGLPIRRSLPLLVAWRQRFGLEQRIRIIASGKLINPSDVAWALCVGADVVTSARGFMFALGCIQALQCNKNRCPTGITTHDPKLQKGLVVSDKSDRVAQYATNLMYEVGVIAHSCGVKGPHQLSPLHAMVIDDHGLPVPLADQLPSSPDKRPPGA